CGCCCTCTGCCCGCGCCGCTTCAGGGTCTGAAGGACACTGACCCGCACCGGTGTCATTTGCCGCTGTCCCCGTCCCCCTCGTCTCCGTCCTCCGGCCCCACCTGGCGTTCCGGGGCAGGCAGGGTGCGCCAGCTCGTCATGCGGTCGCTGATGTCCTGCTGGAGGCGCTGCACGTTGCCTTCCATGTGTGCCCGCGCGCTGTCGAGCTGGTGCCGCAGCCGCATGATCTCCTCCACCCCGGCGAGGTTGACGCCGAGTTCCTGGGTGAGGCGGCGAATCTCGCGCAGGTGCTCGATATCGCGTTCGGAATACAGCCGGGTCTTGCCGCTGCTGCGCCCGGGCCGGATGAGCTGTTTGCGCTCGTACAACCGTAACGTCTGCGGGTGCATGTCCACGAGTTCCGCCGCGATGGAGATCACGTAGACGGGGCGGTCCCTGGGGTCGAGCTTGCCGTCCGGGGCGGGGAGCGGCTGCGGCGCCGTCGCCCGCTCGCGCAGTTCGTCCTCGAGGCGCTCGATCTCGGCCTCGAACTCGCCCTGGAGATCGTCCAGTTCGTGCTGGAGGCGCATCACCTCCTCGACCCCGGCGAGATTGACACCGAGTTCCTGGGTGAGGCGGCGAATCTCGCGCAGATGTTCGATGTCGCGTTCGGAATACAGCCGGGTCTTGCCGCTGCTGCGCCCCGGCCGGATCAGCCCCTTGCGTTCGTAGAGCCGCAGCGTCTGCGGGTGCATGTCCACGAGTTCCGCCGCGACCGAGATCACGTAGACGGGGCGTTGCTTGGAATCGGTGGCCATACCTTGCTTGAGTATACGGGAAGCAAGGTTTTTGAACGTGGAGAAAGGTGAGGTTAACTGTTAGTGGTGAGTGGGGAGTGGAGGCTTCAGCCTGAGCATCCGCTTCCGCTTGCCGTTTCCACTGCCCACTCACCACTGCCTACTTCCTCTCCCCGGTATCATCCGCCCATGACCCAGTCCCAGAATGCCGACCTGACCGCCCTGCAAGACCGCCAGGGGGCCGAGCAGGAACTCTTTGAGCTGCTGCGGATTCCCAGCGTGAGCGCCGACCCGGCCCACACGGGGGACATGGCGCGGGCCGCCGGATTCCTGCGAGACAAGCTGCAAGCTCTCGGCTTCACGGCGCGGGTGGACCCGACCGCCGGACATCCGCTCGTGTACGCCGAACGCCTGGACGCACCCGGCCAGCCCACCGTGCTGATCTACGGGCACTACGACGTGCAGCCCGAAGCGCCGCTGGAGGAATGGGTGACGCCGCCCTTCGAGCCGACCGTGCGGAATGGCCGCATCTACGCGCGGGGCAGCACCGACGACAAGGGCCAGGCCTACGCCCATGTGCGCGGCGTGGAGCTGCTGTCGAAGGCCGGGCCGCTCCCCGTGAACGTGAAGTTCCTGCTCGAAGGCGAGGAGGAGGTGGGCAGCCCCAGCCTGGAGGCGTACCTGAAGGACCACGCCGACGAGCTGAAGGCCGACGTGATCGTAATTTCCGACGGCAGCCGCTTCGCACCGGACGTGCCCACCGTCACCTACGGCCTGCGCGGGCTGAGCTACGTGGAGATCCACGTGCAGGGTGCCAACCGCGACCTGCACAGCGGCAGCTACGGCGGGGCCGCGCCGAACCCGATCAACGCGCTGTGCGAGATCATCACCCGGCTCAAGGACGACCAGGGCCGCATCACCATCCCCGGCTTCTATGACGGCGTGGAGGAGCCGACCCCGGAGGAACGCGAGATGTGGGCCAAGCTCCCGCACAGTGACGAGGACTTCGCGGCCTCCATCGGCGTCTCCGACCTGCCCGGGGAGCAGGGGTACAGCACGCTGGAACGCCTGTGGGCGCGGCCCACACTCGACGTGAACGGCATCTGGGGCGGCTATCAGGGCGAGGGCAGCAAGACGGTGATTCCGGCGAAGGCCGGGGCGAAGGTGTCCATGCGCCTGGTACCCGGCCAGGACCCCGACCGCATCACCCGGCTGGTGCAGGACTACGTGCCCACCCTTGCCCCCCAGGGCGTCCAGGTGGAGGTGAAGGCTCTGCACGGCGGCCAGCCGGTGAAGGTGGACCTGGACTCGCCCTTCATCCAGGCCGCCGACCGCGCCCTGACGCGCGTGTACGGCAAACCCGCCGCCTTTGGCCGCACCGGCGGCAGCATCCCGATTGTCGCGGCCTTCCGCTCCCTGCTGGGCGCCCCCGTCCTGCTGGTGGACTTTGGCCTCAACGAGGACGCGCCCCACTCGCCCAACGAGAGCTTCGCGCTGGAGGACTACCACAATGGGATTCTGACGAGTGCGTATCTGCTTCAGGAGCTTGGGAAGTGAGGATGCTTGTGGCGCGTAGCTTGTGGCTTGTAGAGGAGGGGCATCTCTTTTTCCACAAGCTGCAAGCGACAGGCCACAAGCCCGCCGCGAGGCACCCATGATCCTCGGCTTCCTCGCCTCCCACGGCGGCAGCGCGGCGCGCTTTCTGACCGAAGCCTGCCGGGACGGGCGGCTCAGCGCCGTGCCGGTGGCGCTCGCCAGCAACAACAGCGGCAGCGCGGCGCTGGCGTGGGCGCGGGAGGCCGGGCTGAAGGCGGCGCACCTCAGCGGCGCGAAATACCCTGACCCGGACGCGCTGGACGCGGCGATTGTGGCCTTTTTGCAGGAAGCGGGCGTGGATACGTTGGTGCTGAGCGGCTACATGAAGGCGCTGGGGCCGCGCGTCCTTTCCGCCTACGCGGGGCGGCTGGTGAACATCCACCCCAGCCTGCTCCCCCGGCATGGCGGGCGCGGCATGTACGGCGACCGCGTGCATGAGGCGGTGCTGGCCTCCGGGGACAGCGAGTCGGGCGCGACCGTCCACCTCGTTACCGCCGGGATCGACGAGGGGCCGATGCTGGGGCAGGTGCGGGTGCCGGTGCTGCCGGGTGACACCCTCGCCACCCTTAAGGCGCGAGTGCAGGCGACCGAGGGGGAATTGCTGCTGCAAGCTCTGCGGAGTCTCGTTTGAAACGGAAGGTCTTTGACCTGCGCGCCTGGCCGCGTGTGGCCCGGCACACCCAGACGGTCACGCCGGTGCCGGGGTACGTCATCGTGGACTTTACCGCGCACGAGGTCGGCCGGACGCTGGACGTGCCCTTCGGTGACCGGACCATCCGCATTCTCGACCACGGCTCCCGCTGGGTCCGCGTCCACCCCACGGGAACGGGTGCGGGCGCCATCGGGGATGCGCTGACCGTCATGCTGGATGCGGCGGGCTGTCCCGAGCAGCTCTACGTGGACATTCACGCGGGCGAAGGCGTGGGTGGGGACGGCTTCCCCTGGATCGACGACCTGTACCTCGACGTGATCGCCGACTGGCAGGAGGGGTGGCGGGTTAGCGAGACACACATCATCGACGGCGAGGAACTGGAAGAAGCGGTAGAAGCGGGCCTCGTCTCCCCTGCCCTGGCCGAAGCGGCGTGGGCACACGCGCGGAAGGTGGAGGAGGAGCTGAGGATGGGGACGTATGGGCCGTTGGGGGTGGTGCGGGGGTATCTGGAAGACCCTTACACCTGAACGACCCACCGCCCGTTTGATTTTCCCCACCCCTTCCGCTAATCTGCTCTGCGCTGGAACGGTGTCCGAGTGGTTGAAGGAGCACGCCTGGAAAGCGTGTATACGGGCAACCGTATCGAGGGTTCGAATCCCTCCCGTTCCGCCAATCAGGCCAGAGGGCCGCTCACCGCTAGACGGGGGCGGCCCTCTGGCCGTTAAGCTGTGACATGGCCTCCGTACTGGGGACCTTCCTGCTGCTGCTCCCCCTGCTGCTCCTGCTGGGGTTCGGGGTGGCGGGGATGCTGGCCGCGCGGGAGTACCAGCACACCGGCTCACATGCGGCGGTGTGGCGGGCGGGTGCGTGGCTGGCGTTGGCCGCCGCCTGCGTGCCCCTGACGTTACCCATGATGGACGCGGTACTGGGCGGGAATGGTGGGACTGTGAATGAAAAGCTCCTGCTCGCCCTGCTGGCGCTGAGCGCCCTGCTGTTCATTCCCGCCCTGCGCGCCACGCTGCGGGAACGGGGCGGCCAGCCCACGCTGGGTCTGCTGCTGTGGCCGCCCGCCTTCCTGCTGCTGCTCCTGCCCTGGATCGGGGTGATCCTGGGGTATGTGCTGGGCTGAAGCTCAGGGCTTGCGCGCCCGCCACGCACTCACAAGCGGCAGCAGCGCCAGCACGGCGCACACATGGGCGAGGACCGGGAAACCCACCTGGGCGATGACCAGTCCGCCCAGCAGTGTCCCGGCGCCCGCTGCCACGTAGCCGAGGCCGTCGGTGATGCCCTGGGCGGCGGGATAGCGCGAGAGCGCCTTGCTCCCCGTCACGAAGGCGAGATTCCACCCCAGACCCAGCAGGAACATGCTGACGCCCAGCCAGGCGGCACCGGGCAGCGGCGCAGTGAGCGCGGCGGCGGCGAGCAGAAGCGCCCCTCCCACGTAACCCACCCGCAACCCCAGCCGGTCGATCAGCGGCCCGGTCAGCCAGCCGAAGCCGAACATGCCCGCGATATGGCCGGAAATCAGCGCGGCCACGCCCCCGTGATCCATTCCGAGATGGTGCGCCCGCAGTGGCGTCAGGCTCATCAGCGTGACCATCAGGCCCTGGGCGGTGGCGAGGGCCAGCGCGGTGGAGCGCACGCCCGGCACGGCGAAGGCCTGGCCGATGGAGAGCCGCGCTCTCGATGGCAGGGGCGCGGCAAGAGGCGTCCACAGCAGCATCAGCAATGCCGCGGTCCCCAGCAGTCCGCCCCCGACCAGCCACCCGGCGACCTCGGCAGAGGTGCCCAGGCGGGTGCCGAGGCTCTCCACCGCGCCGGAGAACCCGGTCATCAGGAAGGAACCCAGGACGCTCATCAGCATCAGCAGACCCAGGGCCGTGCCGCGCCGCGACTCGGGGACGCTCTCGGCAGCAGCGTAGCGCGCCTGCTGGTAGCCGCCCTGTGCCCCGCCCATCATCGCCGCCCCCAGCAAAAAGAGGGGCGTGAACCCGGCCCGCGCCCCGAGGAAGCCCAGGACGGCGCCGCAAGCTCCCAGCGTGAAGGCAGCCCCCAACCCCACCCGGCGCCCCGACCGCAACATCAGCGCGCCGAACAGGCCCGCCGAGAGGGCGGCCGACGCACTGATCAGCGTGCTGGGCAGCCCCGACAGGCTCTCGCGGCCCAGGTTGCTCATGATCAGGCTGGCGAGGACCGTGCTGACGGTGGTCGCGCCGGTCGCCAGCGCCTGCGCGGCATACAGCGGAAGGAGCCGCCCCAGCGGCAGGGCGGGGGCGGCATTCGGGCGAGTCTCGGCGCTCAAGGCGGGGGCCTTAGCCGCTCTGCGCGGCCCAGCGCCGCGCCACCGCCGTCTTCAGGTACTCGGCGGCCTCCTCGGTGCTCGCGCCCGGCGTGAACACCCGGCCCACGCCCAGTTCCTCCAGCTTGGGCAAATCCTGGTCGGGAATGATGCCCCCGCCGAACACGATGATGTCCTCGGCGCCCCGTTCGCGCAGCAGCGCCACCACCTCGCGGAAGTAGTGCATGTGCGCGCCCGACAGCACGCTGAGGCCGATGGCGTCCACGTCCTCCTGAATCGCGGCGTTCACGATCATCTCGGCGGTCTGGCGCAGCCCCGTATACACCACTTCCATCCCCGCGTCGCGCAGCGCCCGCGCCACCACCTTCGCGCCCCGGTCGTGGCCGTCCATGCCGGGCTTGGCAATCAGGACCCTGATGCGGCGGTCTTCCATGTTTGCAGTCCTCCTAACGCTCGTTTGGGCTCATGTTAGCGTGTGGCAGAGCCTTCAGCTTCCCGCCGCCCGTTGCACCCGCGCCACCACGCGCTCCCGGCCCAGAGCTTCGAGCATCTCGAACATGCCGGGGCTTTCGCTCGTTCCGGCGATGGCGGCGCGCAGGGGCTGCATCACCTTGCCGGGCTTGAGGCCCTTTTCCTCCGCAAAGGCGCGCAGGGCGGCCTCCGTCGTGGCCGGGTCGAAGCTGGGGAGATTCTTGAGGCGGGCGGCGAGTTCGCGCAGGAAGGGGCGGCCTTCCTCGATCAGCTTCTGCGCCTTCTCGGTGACCGGGTAATCCTCGGACCAGAAGTAGGGTGTCTTTTCCAGAAACTCGGAGAACACGTCCATGCGCGGAATCATCATGCGGACCACCGCGCGGAAGTAGTCGTCATAGGGGAGGTCGTGTTTCTGGGAGGCGAGGTAATCGTGGAGCCGCTTCGCCACCTCCTCCTCGCTCAGCACCTCGCGCAGGTACTTGCCATTCATCCACTTCAGCTTGTCCAGGCTGAAAACTGGGCCGCCCAGCGTCACGTCCTCCAGGCGGAAGACGCGCTGGAACTCGGCCAGGTCGAAGATTTCCCTGCCCTCGGGGTGGGTCCAGCCCATCGTGGCGAGGAAGTTCAGCATCGCCTCGGGCAGGAAGCCCTGCTCCATGTACCACTCGACGGAGGTGGGGTTCTTGCGCTTGCTGATCTTGGACTTGTCGGCGTTGCGCAGCAGTGGCATGTGCGCGAAGACGGGTTCCGGCCAGCCGAAGGCGCGGTACAGCAGGACGTGGATGGGCGTGGAGGTGATCCATTCCTCGGCGCGGATCACGTGCGTGACGCCCATCAGCCGGTCATCCACCACGTTGGCGAGGTGGTAGGTGGGGTAGCCGTCGGCCTTCAGCAGCACCTTGTCGTCGATCTCGCGGTTCTGGAAGGGAATCGGCTTGCGGAGCGCGTCATTGACCACCGTCTCGCCCTCACGCGGCACCTTCAGACGGATCACCGCCGCCTCGCCCGCCTCTACCCGCCGCTGCGCCTCGGTGGGATCGAGGTCGCGGCTGGGGACGGCGATCACGCGGCCTTCCTTTTGCGCCTCCTCGCGCAGGGCGGCCAGTTCCTCGGGCGTCTCGAAGGCGTAGTAGGCGTGGCCGGACCCCACCAGTCTGCGGGCGTACTCGCCGTAGAGGTCGAAGCGTTCGCTCTGGCGGTAGGGGCCGCCCTGGCCACCTTGCAGCGGGGACTCGTCGGGTGTCAGGCCCAGCCACTGCATCATCTGGAAGATGCGCTTTTCCGAGTCGGGAACGTAGCGGTTGCGGTCGGTGTCCTCGATACGGAGGATGAACTTGCCCTCCTCGCCCGCCGCCTGCGCCTGATGCGCGAGTGTGTGGTTGAAGAGGCCGATGTAGGCGGTTCCGACGTGGGGATCGCCGGTCGGGCTGGGAGCGATGCGGGTGACGACAGGCATGGGGGACAGGATAAGGGATAGAGGGAGTGGCACTGTTCTTTTTCGGTGCCCCGTTTCCGCTACCATGTCACCCATGAGCCGCCAAGCGACACGTCAAGCCACGGGCAGCCGCTCTTCACAGGCCCATACCTCAAACATGGGGGCGAAGGGAAGAACCGTCGTTCCTCAAGCCGTGCGGGAGGTCTTGCATGTAGGTGAGGGCGACACACTGCTATATGTGGTCGAAGGCGAGCAGGTCAGGCTGACCACACGGCAGCAGTTGGCGCAGGAGCTGTACGGCAGCCTGGCCGAGCCGGATGGCCGGGACTTCACGCAGGAACTGCTGGAAGAACGCCGGGCTGAGGCAGAACGTGCCAAGCCCTGAAGCGGGGGCGGGACGGCCCCTGCTGCTGGACGCGAGCGCCCTGCTGGCTTTTGTCCGCCGCGAACCGGGAGGCGAGCGGGTGCTGGAGAGCCTCAGCGGTGGCAAGCACCCCTGCCTGGTCAGTGCCGTACAACTGGTCGAAGTGGAAGGCAAGCTGGTCAGTGATGGCACCTCCACACCAGAACAGGTGGCCCGGCGCATCGGCCAACTGGGAAAGTTGCTGACGGCTGTCCCTTTTTCACCCCAAGCCGCCCAGGCCGCCGCCTTCTATTACGCCCGCCGCAGGCCGTACAACCTCAGCCTCGGAGATGCCCTCTGCCTGGGCACGGCGGAGATGCTGGGCGCGGACGTGATGACCGCCGAGCGGGCGTGGGCCGCCATTCCCGACCTACCGGTGCAAGTTCAGCTCATCCGCTGAGCCGGAAGGGGGCAGGAGGGGCGGGGCTTACCGCTTGATGTCCCGCACCTCGTCCCGCCCCCGCGCCACGTCCCGCACCCCTCGCCGCCCGAAGGCGTGGGCGAGGTCGCGTTCGCTGAGACGCAGCACGGTCGGGCGCCCGTGCGGGCAGGACCAGGGCTGCTCACAGACGGTCAGGGCGGCCAGCACGCCCTCGCCCCTCCCCGCGTCCAGCATCCCGGCCTTCAGCGCGGGCGCGCAGGCGAGGCGGGCCAGCACGTCTCGGCGGGGGTCGGGGCTGTCACCCAGCGCGGCCTCGATGATCTGCTCGTGCAGCCTCGGCACCGGCAGGGCGGCCAGGGCGGCGGGCAGCGTCCGCAGCCGGGCGAGGCCCGCGCCGAAGTCCTCGATGGTCAGGCCCCAGGCGCGCAGTTCGGACGCGCGCTCGTGCAGGCGGGCCACCTGTTCGGGCGTGAGGTGCAGCAGTTCGGGTTCGGGGAGTTCGGCGGGCGGCGCGGCGGTCAGCTCGCGCGTCAGCCGCTCGTACAGCGCGCGTTCGTGGGCGGCGTGCGCGTCCACGATCCACAGGTCGCCCTCACCCTGGGCGAGCAGGTACAACTCCTGATAGACGCCGACCAGCGTGAGGGCGGGAAAGGTTCCCCGCGCGGGGGCCGCCTGCGGTTCGGGCGGGGCGATCAGCGCGGGCGCGGCGCGGGCGAGAGGATGGGCGGCCAGGGCTTCCGTGACGGCGGCGCGAACGCGGGCCGCCACGCCGGGCAGGTCGGCCAGAGCGACGACCTGCTTGGCGGGGTGAACATTCGGGTTGTGGTCTTCGGGGGCAACCGTCAAATCCAGCACGCACAGCGGCGCCACGCCGGAAGGCAGCAGCTCCGCGAAGCCCTCGATGACTGCCTTTTCCAGCTCCGGCGGCGCGAGGATGGGCCGCCCGTTCACGCTGAAGTGCATCCGGTCGCGCCGGGCGCGGGTGAGTTCCGGGCGCGAGACGACACCGCGCACCCCCTCGGCCTCCACCCGCAGCACACGGTTCGCGCTGAGCGGCCCGTACACGCTTGCCACCGCGCCCCGGTGATCGGAAGGGGCGTGGGTCAGCCTCGGCTCGCCGTCCACCGTCAGGCGCCAGTACAGGCCGGGGTGATGCAGCACGTAGCGGCCCACCAGCGCGGTGATTTCGCGGACCTCCACGCCGGGCGGAGCCTGGGTGCGGAGGCGGGCGGGCAGGCGGGCGAAGAGGCTCCGCACCGTCACCGTCGTCCCGGCCGGAGCCGAGGTGCGGCGCACCGTTACAGCCTCCCCCGCCGCATGAACTTCCGACGCGCCGACCTGCGCCGCCGGGCGGGTCACCAGATGCAGTTCACCCGCCTGCGCCGCCGCCCACAGCGCCTCACCCCGGAAGCCCAGGGTGGAGACACGCTCGACCGCGCTCGCCTCCGGTTCCAGCTTGCTCGTCGCGTGCCGCACGGGCGCGAGCGCCACCGAATCCGCCGCGATGCCCGCCCCGTTGTCCCGCACCCGCACCAGCGCGAGGCCGCCGCCCTCCACCTCGACCTCGATGCGGGTGGCGCCCGCGTCCAGCGCGTTGTCCACCAGTTCGCGCACCACATCCAGCGGACGCGACACAACCTCGCCCGCCGCGATCAGGCGGGAGATATGGGGGGGGAGGAGGTGGATGGTCATGGGCGAGGTCTAACGGTCTAAAGGTCTAAGAGCACGATGGGCGAGTTTTCTTAGACGGTTAGACAGTCAGCTCTTAGACCTCCTCCTTTCCCGCTTCACGCTGCCATCTGTGCAGCACTTCCAGCGCCTGAAGCGGCGTGAGGCGGCTCAAATCCAGGGCGGCAAGTTCACGCAGCAGCTTGCGGTCGTCGCCCCCAGCGTTGAGGGCGGTCAGTAACCCAGCCGCACGGGTGGTGACGGGAGCGGGCAGTCCGGCGAGGCGCGCGACCTCCACGCCGTAGCTCTGGCGGGCCGCGCCGGGGATCACCTGATGGTAGAAGGTGAGGCCGTTCGCCTCGTCCTCCTCGGCGGCGACGTGGAGGTTGACGAGGCCGGGGTGGTCGGCTTCCAGGCGGGTGAGTTCGAAGTAATGGGTGGCAAAGAGGGTGTGCGCGCCCGCCGCGTGCAGGTGTTCCAGCGCCGCCTGCGCGATGGCGAGGCCGTCGAGGGTGGAGGTGCCGCGCCCCACCTCGTCCAGAATGACCAGGCTGCGGTGGGTCACGCCGTGCAGAATGGCCGCGAGTTCACTCATCTCCACCATGAAGGTGGAGCGACCCCCCGCGAGGTCGTCCGAAGCGCCGATGCGGGTGTGGATGGCGTCGTAGATGGGCAGTTCGGCGTGGTCGGCGGGGACGAAGGCGCCGACCTGATGCAGCAGAGCGCAGAGGGCCACCGTGCGGAGGTAGGTGCTCTTGCCCGCCATGTTCGGCCCGGTCAGGAGCAGGGTATGCCGGTGCGGGCCGAGGTCAGCGTCATTGGGGACGAAACGGCCGCCCGTCGCGCGCTCGACGACGGGGTGACGGGCCTGCACCAGCCGCGCCGCGCCCGTCACCGTCTGGGGCCGGACCCAGCCGCACGCCACGGCGATTTCGGCCAGCGCCGCCAGCACGTCCAGTTCGGCCAGCGCACCCGCCGCTTCCGCCAGGGCTTCGGCGTGCGCACTCAGGCCGTCGCGCAGTTCGGTGAAGACTTCCAGTTCCAGGCGCTGCGCTGCCGCCTCCAGGCGGGCGATCTCGCGCTCGCGCTCGCGCAAATCACTGCGGGTGAAGCGGGCGCGGTCCTTGAGAGTGGCGATCTGGCGGTAGTCGGCGGGGACCTTGCCCAGATGAGGCCCGTTGACTTCCAGGTAATACCCGAAGACGTTGTTGAAGCCCACCTTCAGGCTGCCGATGCCGGTCCGGGCACGCTCGCTGGTTTCCAGGTCCGCCAGCCAGGCGCGGTGTCCCAGCGCCTCGGAGCGCAGGCCGTCCAGTTCGGCGTGGAAGCCGTCGCGGATCAGGCCACCCTCGCCCACGCGGAGGGGCGGGTCGTCCACCAAAGCGGCGCGGATCAGCGTGACCACATCGGGGAGAGCGCCCAGGCGGGCGCGGATACCCGCCAGCAGGCCGTCCTGGTCGCCCAGCAGGTTCACGGCGTCAGGCAGCAGGTCGAGGGTCCGGGCCAGGGACGCCACCTCGCGCGGGGAGGCGCGGCGGGTCGCCACCCGCGCGGCGAGGCGTTCGAGGTCGTGGGCGCGGTAGAGCAGCGCCCGCACCGCCCCTCTCAGGTCGGGGACGCGGGTCAGGGTTTCCACCGCGTCCAGCCTGGAACGGATGCTGAGTTCGTCCAGCAGCGGCGCGCGCAGCCAGGCCCGCAGCCGCCGCCGTCCGCCCGCCGTGCGCGTCTCGTTCAGCACGTCCATCAGGGTCACGCCCTGGGGGGACTGGGGCGTGAAGACTTCCAGGGCGCGCACCGCCGCGTCGGGCAGGCGCATATGTGCCCCCGGCTCGAAGCGCACCACCCGCCGGACCATCTCCAGCCGTCCCTGCTGCGTGAGGCGGGCGTAGCCCAGCACCGCGCCGCACGCCCGCACCAGCGCCGCGCTGCCCAGCGACCCCGGCACCTCGCTCAGCACGGTCTTCAACTCCCGGCGCGCCCCCTCCTCGTCGAAATTGGCGGGTGAGAGCATCACCGGGAAGCGGGCCTGGAAATCGGCCAGCAGCGCGGCGTTTCCGGCCAGTTCCGGCGCGAGCAGCACTTCGCGCGCCCGGTGCCGCGCCAGTTCGTCGTAGAGGGCCGTGCGGGTGTGGAAGGCCGCGCAGCGGAACTCGCCGGTACTCACGTCCAGCAGCGCCAGCGCGTAGCCGTCCCCGGTCGCCACCGCGCCCAGGTAGTTCTCGTCGGCGGTGAGGTGGCGCTCCTCGGTCACCGTGCCGGGCGTGAGCAGTTGCGTCACCTTGCGCTCGACCAGGCCGCCGCCCGGCTCCTCGATCTGGTCCGCGACGGCCACCCGCACGCCCGCCGCCAGCAGGCGCTCCACGTTGCTGTCGAGCGCCCGCACCGGCACGCCCGCCATCGGCGTCGAGAAATCCTTGCTGCTCTTGTGCGTCAGGGCGATGCCCAGCAACCGGGCGGTGCGTTCGGCGTCCTCACCGAAGGTTTCGTAGAAGTCACCGACCTGAAAAAGAAGCAGAAACTCGGGGTGGGCGTCGCGCAGGGCCACGTACTGTTCGAGCATCGGCGGCAGCACCCCCGACCCCGTCCCCTTGAGCACGCTCTGCGGTACACCCA
The window above is part of the Deinococcus metallilatus genome. Proteins encoded here:
- the gltX gene encoding glutamate--tRNA ligase, giving the protein MPVVTRIAPSPTGDPHVGTAYIGLFNHTLAHQAQAAGEEGKFILRIEDTDRNRYVPDSEKRIFQMMQWLGLTPDESPLQGGQGGPYRQSERFDLYGEYARRLVGSGHAYYAFETPEELAALREEAQKEGRVIAVPSRDLDPTEAQRRVEAGEAAVIRLKVPREGETVVNDALRKPIPFQNREIDDKVLLKADGYPTYHLANVVDDRLMGVTHVIRAEEWITSTPIHVLLYRAFGWPEPVFAHMPLLRNADKSKISKRKNPTSVEWYMEQGFLPEAMLNFLATMGWTHPEGREIFDLAEFQRVFRLEDVTLGGPVFSLDKLKWMNGKYLREVLSEEEVAKRLHDYLASQKHDLPYDDYFRAVVRMMIPRMDVFSEFLEKTPYFWSEDYPVTEKAQKLIEEGRPFLRELAARLKNLPSFDPATTEAALRAFAEEKGLKPGKVMQPLRAAIAGTSESPGMFEMLEALGRERVVARVQRAAGS
- a CDS encoding phosphoribosylglycinamide formyltransferase, with the translated sequence MILGFLASHGGSAARFLTEACRDGRLSAVPVALASNNSGSAALAWAREAGLKAAHLSGAKYPDPDALDAAIVAFLQEAGVDTLVLSGYMKALGPRVLSAYAGRLVNIHPSLLPRHGGRGMYGDRVHEAVLASGDSESGATVHLVTAGIDEGPMLGQVRVPVLPGDTLATLKARVQATEGELLLQALRSLV
- a CDS encoding dipeptidase, translated to MTQSQNADLTALQDRQGAEQELFELLRIPSVSADPAHTGDMARAAGFLRDKLQALGFTARVDPTAGHPLVYAERLDAPGQPTVLIYGHYDVQPEAPLEEWVTPPFEPTVRNGRIYARGSTDDKGQAYAHVRGVELLSKAGPLPVNVKFLLEGEEEVGSPSLEAYLKDHADELKADVIVISDGSRFAPDVPTVTYGLRGLSYVEIHVQGANRDLHSGSYGGAAPNPINALCEIITRLKDDQGRITIPGFYDGVEEPTPEEREMWAKLPHSDEDFAASIGVSDLPGEQGYSTLERLWARPTLDVNGIWGGYQGEGSKTVIPAKAGAKVSMRLVPGQDPDRITRLVQDYVPTLAPQGVQVEVKALHGGQPVKVDLDSPFIQAADRALTRVYGKPAAFGRTGGSIPIVAAFRSLLGAPVLLVDFGLNEDAPHSPNESFALEDYHNGILTSAYLLQELGK
- a CDS encoding DUF402 domain-containing protein, with amino-acid sequence MKRKVFDLRAWPRVARHTQTVTPVPGYVIVDFTAHEVGRTLDVPFGDRTIRILDHGSRWVRVHPTGTGAGAIGDALTVMLDAAGCPEQLYVDIHAGEGVGGDGFPWIDDLYLDVIADWQEGWRVSETHIIDGEELEEAVEAGLVSPALAEAAWAHARKVEEELRMGTYGPLGVVRGYLEDPYT
- a CDS encoding cobalamin B12-binding domain-containing protein — encoded protein: MEDRRIRVLIAKPGMDGHDRGAKVVARALRDAGMEVVYTGLRQTAEMIVNAAIQEDVDAIGLSVLSGAHMHYFREVVALLRERGAEDIIVFGGGIIPDQDLPKLEELGVGRVFTPGASTEEAAEYLKTAVARRWAAQSG
- a CDS encoding PIN domain-containing protein — protein: MPSPEAGAGRPLLLDASALLAFVRREPGGERVLESLSGGKHPCLVSAVQLVEVEGKLVSDGTSTPEQVARRIGQLGKLLTAVPFSPQAAQAAAFYYARRRPYNLSLGDALCLGTAEMLGADVMTAERAWAAIPDLPVQVQLIR
- the mutL gene encoding DNA mismatch repair endonuclease MutL, producing the protein MTIHLLPPHISRLIAAGEVVSRPLDVVRELVDNALDAGATRIEVEVEGGGLALVRVRDNGAGIAADSVALAPVRHATSKLEPEASAVERVSTLGFRGEALWAAAQAGELHLVTRPAAQVGASEVHAAGEAVTVRRTSAPAGTTVTVRSLFARLPARLRTQAPPGVEVREITALVGRYVLHHPGLYWRLTVDGEPRLTHAPSDHRGAVASVYGPLSANRVLRVEAEGVRGVVSRPELTRARRDRMHFSVNGRPILAPPELEKAVIEGFAELLPSGVAPLCVLDLTVAPEDHNPNVHPAKQVVALADLPGVAARVRAAVTEALAAHPLARAAPALIAPPEPQAAPARGTFPALTLVGVYQELYLLAQGEGDLWIVDAHAAHERALYERLTRELTAAPPAELPEPELLHLTPEQVARLHERASELRAWGLTIEDFGAGLARLRTLPAALAALPVPRLHEQIIEAALGDSPDPRRDVLARLACAPALKAGMLDAGRGEGVLAALTVCEQPWSCPHGRPTVLRLSERDLAHAFGRRGVRDVARGRDEVRDIKR
- a CDS encoding MFS transporter, with amino-acid sequence MSAETRPNAAPALPLGRLLPLYAAQALATGATTVSTVLASLIMSNLGRESLSGLPSTLISASAALSAGLFGALMLRSGRRVGLGAAFTLGACGAVLGFLGARAGFTPLFLLGAAMMGGAQGGYQQARYAAAESVPESRRGTALGLLMLMSVLGSFLMTGFSGAVESLGTRLGTSAEVAGWLVGGGLLGTAALLMLLWTPLAAPLPSRARLSIGQAFAVPGVRSTALALATAQGLMVTLMSLTPLRAHHLGMDHGGVAALISGHIAGMFGFGWLTGPLIDRLGLRVGYVGGALLLAAAALTAPLPGAAWLGVSMFLLGLGWNLAFVTGSKALSRYPAAQGITDGLGYVAAGAGTLLGGLVIAQVGFPVLAHVCAVLALLPLVSAWRARKP
- the hspR gene encoding heat shock protein transcriptional repressor HspR, fused homodimer type, translating into MATDSKQRPVYVISVAAELVDMHPQTLRLYERKGLIRPGRSSGKTRLYSERDIEHLREIRRLTQELGVNLAGVEEVMRLQHELDDLQGEFEAEIERLEDELRERATAPQPLPAPDGKLDPRDRPVYVISIAAELVDMHPQTLRLYERKQLIRPGRSSGKTRLYSERDIEHLREIRRLTQELGVNLAGVEEIMRLRHQLDSARAHMEGNVQRLQQDISDRMTSWRTLPAPERQVGPEDGDEGDGDSGK